GGCATTTAAAATTTTGAGACACTACACACAATTGATATTTACACATGTTGTGAAAACAATGAAGCTTTAATCCACACCTAGAAACGTATTCATCAATCTATTATTCAAATATctgtggtacatatacatgattataGTTAATATGATTGCggaatttttttctcgaaaattTATCCTGAATATTCAAAAACTTTATTAACACTTGATATCCTTCTTCACCCTTTCAATAGATAAACTATATACGTAGTAACCAGACTAACATAAGTAAATAGTGTCTAATGTGTTATTCAGATTTTATACTCGTTTAGATTTCATTgtagacagacggacggataaGCCTTTGGTTTTGCGTCATCAGCGGTGAACATTTGTGATTATTTGCGTCCATTGATGATTACAGAACAACACATGATTTCGATTTAGTTGGAGATGAAGAAGGCGTCTGCCTTGCCGCCTGTTGTTTCCCACTTTgcttgtgttgttgttgttgttgttgttgttgttgctgctgctgctgctgctgctgctgctgctgtggCAGCAAACTTGATTGATCATTCTGCTTTCGCCATCTTTCCTGGAGGATGCTTTTGTCAACTTTGTTGACCTTGAAGAACAAGACCCTATCATCAGTTGTAGTGATGAATACTCTGTTCTTCTTAGGGATGATATTGATGGATTCTATAGCTGAATAACCATAAATGTTGACAATTTGAATTCCTAAGGCAACGCTCCAGACTCGGATTGTTACCTCCTCCTTGGCGGCACTCAGAATAAATTGGTCGTCTGCTGTAATCTTTGCTATGGTGACGATATCCTCATGCCCCGTGAAAACATGTACTCGCTGAAGTGAAGCTCTATCCCATAACCTGACCGTTTTGTCACTGGAACACGTCACGAAGAAATTATCGGTCGACGATAAAGTGATATCATTAATGCCATATTCATCTGATCTGTGCATGTTTTCGCTGTCTTCATCATGGGCTTGCAGTCTTGCCATCGGAGTATCACTGGCAACACTGACGTCATATAACTTGATTACACCATCGGGATACGCCGCCAGTAGAACTCTCTCATCTTTCGTCAGTGCAGCACAACTCATGTTATCGTTACCATGTACAAATTCTAAGCGTCGATCTGCTATAACTTCTAAGGTCTTCCAATTGAAAATAACATAGCAGGTAGCGCAAGCTGCCAATACTTTCTCATCACGAAGGAAGAAGATATCACTTGGCCTAGTATCTGGATCACATTGTCCTCCATACCACTGCTTGTTAATGTCGTAGCCATATATATCATCAACGAAGGAGTCCCCACTCAATAGGAGGCTTGCATTGCCATCAGGAGATATCCGAATGCCCGAACATGATGTATCCATCTCTTTGGGACTACCAATCATCGACAACGTCTTTGTATCGTATTCATTCAAAGTGAGGGAGCCAACGCCAAACAGTCTTCTGCCATCAGGTGTGGTATCGATGCCAGTCACGGGGTGGTCGTACAGTCCTTCCCATTCAGTCGTAGCCAGTTGTTTTCCGTTATCAACATCATACATGGTTAGGTTTTTACCAAGTCTATCGACCATGACCACACGTTCTTCATCTCCAAGTAGCTTTACTCTGTAATTGGTTCGACGCAAGGAAAAACGTTCAAGGTAGTAGGGCGTAAGAAGATCGTCGTCGTAATCATCGTCGTCGTCCTCTTTTTCTGTATCTTGGATACCATTTATGTTCCAAACTTTGATCGTTTTATCATCCGATGCAGTGATCACCAATCGGTTCGACTGTTGCAGAACCATGCACATATCTTGGACGTATTTAGTGTGTTGAAGCCTTTCCACAAATTTGAGATCGTCATCACTTTTCCAATCCTCTGGTGGTTTCCAGGCTACTCCATATTCATTACTGTCATTGAGCGTAAACACCAGTTTCATCTCTTCTGTAAAGAAGACCTTGGACGTCTCTCCGCCATGACCACCACCTATGCTCATCTTTTTGACGGTCTTTAAGGTTGCGACATCATAGATTATGATACCAAAGTTATCAAGGAACATTAGTTGTGTATCATTATTTAGAAATCTGGCTTCGAAAGGACTGTTATGTTCGCTTTCGTCGAAGTACTTAAACTCTCCTGTATAGACATCTAGTAGAACATGTTTCTCGAAGTGGAGCCCAATGTAACGACCATCAGCTGTGACAGCTAGTTTGCTAGATGGACTGGGTCGAAGTTTTCTACGGTCAATGATCTCGTTTACCATCTTACCAGACAACAAATCCCATATTTTGATGCCAGGGTCTTCTTCCTCACCACATGTCACAATCAGGTGTCGTCCTTCTTTAGACTTTGCGATGACAAGATCGTTGATAGATACTAAAAGAAAACAAGCACAAAATAGAAACCTTTATAATAAACAATCTAAAATGGCAAAACACTCATGTATTTTCAACTCTGACAACTTGCGTTTGCAACCAACACGGCGGAATTTAAATTTTATcgcataataaataaataaataatatagaCATACTTTGTAACATTGACATACAATATGGCTTCCTGTCTACGTTATTACTGAAAGCATGTCGATAACATTTCTTTCCAATTCAATTTACGGGAAGTAAGCAGTAAATACACTAATGATTGTATTCTCAAGGCTGTTTACGATATTCTCAATTTACGCTACATTTGAATTAAATGACCTGCAAGTGACAAGTTTGTATTGAGATATACCCACTAGTTTTGAAATAAGAACACTTTAAGTAATTTCCCCTTGCATTGTCTCTGGGAAACGTTTAGGCCACTTATTTCCACGGCAACCTTAATTTTAGTAATACCATTCTTTTATATCGTCACGGTGAAAGAATACCTGATGCTATGCAACAAAATGTTTGTGTCTATATATTGCCATTTcaccaattaattaattaattaatcaatcaatcaatcaatcaatcaatcaatcaatcaatcaatcaatcaatcaaccaaccaaccaaccaaccaaccaaccgaccgaccgaccgaccgaccgaccgaccaaccaaccaaccaaccaaccaatcaatcatttaattaattaattaattaattaatcactATAGGGTAAGTAAACGTATTGTTTTCAGTTATTATTgcaatatcaaaacaaatattttctgaatatgtatatacaacacTATACATAAGAATGCAAATTACAGGTAAatagagaaagacagacagacagacagacagacagacagacagacagacagatagacagacggacatatAAATACTGGCAGACAGAACCACAAGCAGTACTATCACAATACGAGTCATCCTATTCTGTCTCTTGCATGCAAAAACTTAGGTAAGACTATGATAATTTATTGTTATTTCTGTGTACACCTTTATGCCTTTGCTTCATATGTGGTCACTTTAAACAAATTGTATTCCAGATAGAAGCCAGGTCTTTTTAGtcgactataacagtacagtctgcataatgTGTTCATCTACTCAACTATAATTGTCTTTACAACTCATCCAACTCTCACgaaagtattgtgaccgacaagtatcttatcttggggtcaaAGTAATCttttataaattaatgtaaaataaagtaaattccAACCTACCTATCCTATTTTCTCAAAtcgtgttatcggaaacaaagaTTTATTTACCTTGCTTTTCTAGTAAGAACATGAATAACAATTTAGGAGATTTTTACCTTTATGTGCTTGAATTGGAGGGTAGAGTTGATGACCCGTTTCAAGACTCCATACCACGAAGAAGTACTCTCTGACGTACGTTGTACGGTCGACTCTTTCGGTGTACATTTCGCTTACTGCAAACTTTGAATCTGGTGTGAATTTCATAGAACAATGACCTTTCCCGGTGTGACCCATCAGATTTAAAAAGTGCTCACCAGTTTCGACATTCCAAACATTAATCTGTTCATTTCGTAATTCCTCtgtgaaaattaaaagaaaataaacatttcaccAACTGGTTCCCAAATAAAATACTGCATGTTGCATCACTTAACCAATGTGTTTCTGCATTGGCCTATTGTCGTGAATTAcattgattgattcatattttgtgttatacgttgttgttgttaacattgttgccgtttctgatgaactcattatatagtcatacgtcatacataatcaaccaatcagcacgaaGCTCGCCGATAAGGCAGacgatcaaatcaaatttcttgtgtgatgtaagtttcagttacaagttggagtgcgcgtgcattcttgtgtgatgtaagtttcagtaaCAAGTTGGAGTGTGCGTGCATATAAAAAACAGAGTTCCCAGTGTAATctactacttgcttgtattgtcatttctattactgctgtAAGTTCCGAACCActtttctattgtgagtcatccacaCCTAGCATATTgcttcatacatgtattgcattaCTATACTTCACGCACATGAAACGACAAACACGCTTAGTTGAGGACATTTGGTCATACTTGAATTGTATTAATATGAATGACCACTAAAATGAATTATAGAATTCTATATTAATTTTCGTTTATAACAGGATGAGTCGTGAATTAAAATCAAATTGTCAGTCGGAATAGGaaataatttctaaaacaaGATAGATTCGCTCTTCATGAATTACATAAGCCCGACTTGCATCCTTTTCTAAAAATTCAAATGGAATTTTAACTCACCGTCACGATATTCCAGTCGTCTATAACTGTAGGTGACAACAAGCATACTATCTGGCGTGATGGCAACCTCAAATACCGGGGCATTGTGGCGTCCCTTCAGTGTGTGCAAAATGGTACAGCTGTCCAAGTCCCATATAATAGCTGTTTTGTCCTTGGAACCACTAACAAGAAGTCGCCCATCAGAAGTTGTAGCAAGACTTATAACTTCCTCAGTATGACCAACTAGTTGTGTTCGCAACAAACCATCTGCCGCAGGAAAGCATCGGTTGTAAGGTAGAATCGGTATGGTCTTACTGGCTGTTGACTTCTCGGCATCTGAGACCAACTTTGTGATGTACTGGCCCTTGGCATCTGTTAATCTTCCAATTAATTCGTAGATGAGATTATCGGGTGCCGTTCTCAGGGCTGATGCGCCAACACGGATTACGTCACCAACTCTACGAATTTCGTCATCATCAGGGTACTCTTGGAAGGCCATGTTGAAATCTTGAAGAACTTCTCCAAGACCCATACCCTTTAATTTGGCCACCAAGAAATCAAAATTACACAGCGCATGTTTCTTTAGCTGATTGGCATCTTTGGTGTATATCAAATGGAATGGTAACTGCTCTAGCTTCCTGACATTAAAACGACTATTTCCAAATTCAAGAGGTTGAGGGCCTACTTTGCGGTCTTCCTCGTCTTTCTGTGGTTTTTTAAATTTCGACATTTGAAGGGACGTGTACTGGAAAGGCTTTTTCGCACCTCCTGACCAAGTACCAATGTAATATTCAGAGCAAGAACCATGTAAATTCTTCACAAGCTTGGGATCTTGTAAATATCGTTCTCTGGCTGTTTCGATGAACTGGCGATGATACCAGTAGATGACACGTGACCCCTCAGCATCTCTCTCCACTAAGTAGTCGTTGATTTCAGATCGTATACGTGTCCATAGCAGTGGTGGGATTCTTCTCGTCGGTGGTAACCAATAAGCGTAGACTTCATTAAGAACTTCATCATCCAATGAGAGCAAATCTTCAAGTTCAGCTTCAGCAACACCATTCTGGGAGATGGTCATGTAGGCTAGGGCACGTGATACCAGTGTTTTACCATGGTATTGCTCCAGTCTATCAAATATCAATGATATCATACCCTTCACTGATGGTTCAACTTTGATCTGAGATGTTGGAAGATAGGACTGCCACCGTGAAGCCTGGTCGAACAGTAATTTAAGAAAGAGTGGTAAACTGCACTTTTGTATTGCATTAGAAATGATGGCCTTCTGTTCTGTCGTGACTGTTCGTTTTTCGGTCTGCAACCACGACTCGATAATCTTCGTACTTTCATCAACAGACAATTGTGTCACTTCTGCTTGGGGTGCTCCTGTTGGAAGGATTGATTTCAACCTCTCTAAAATACCGAATTCCAACGGAAGAGTGGATACCACGATAGCTGCATGTGGAGGTAGATACCTCGGTAACCAGGACATTCTGTGTGCGCCCTCAGCGGGTGATAATTGGTCAAGAGAATCAATGAAAATCACCAGTGGTTTGGCTTTGGTGGCGTATCTGAGAACTTGTgcaaaccaacgaacaacccTGAAGTAGTCATCAGGGACAACTTCTGGATCctgaccatatatggtcaatACCTGCTGGCAGATCGATTTCAGTAACTGACGTACACCTGTACTTGCTGGCGTTGTACCAAGGAATCTCAGTACCACTGCAGCATTGCTTTTACCAAACCATTCTGATGCTGACTGGAACGCAGCTTTGGCCATCACTGATGTCTTCCCACTACCAGACTCGCCATACAGTACCATCGGGTATGCCCCAGTTGGATTGCCATTGACTCTTTCTTGTatgtaacctttaacctttgtcAGGAGCTCTGTTCTGCCGTGAAATGATTGACACTTCAATTTACAGAAAGTTAGATGTTGGAGAATCTCTTCATACATGGGTATACTGTTGAGATTGTTTTCGTCTTTCTTTGCAGCGCGATCGATGAGATCAACGATGGTCTTGTAAAACGTATCAAGGAATTTCTCTAGGTACTGTTTATGTTCAGGGATAGCTGGATCCACTCCTTTCTCAGACCATTTACCAAGTGTAGATTCGATGACATTAGATTTCTTCAAAACACCTCGAACTCGTTGGTCTCTCAAATCTGTTAGTAGTTGTTTGGCGTCTTCATCAATCTTGTTATCCTGCCAGTTGATATCAATGAAATTTTTCACTTCTTTTTCGCCTACGCGCTCAGTTAAATCAGCAAACTTGCGAACAAAACAGACACAGTGATCTTCTCTGTTGCCCGTAGCATCTAGAATACCACGTTTCACTTCATCATGAGTGACTGCAAGGCAAAACGCAATGAAGGTTATTCATAAATTTGTGACAATGCCAAATCGTAGCATTCAAGCAATTGACAAAACTCTGCAAAGTGATGTAAATATCTCTGGTTTTTCAAGGATTAATCTTGTAACTTTTACAGCAAATTTAAACTTCTGCCAGATCTAGATCTAGAGTTCTATGTCTCAAGAGATTGCTTCCAAAATAGCAAACACGGGGTGCTTACCTGATATTTTATACTTTGATGCTTGGTTTTCGTCAAACTGTCCTTTCTTCTGACACATGGTGGCAGCATATCTAAGTAACTCCTGTATATTCTCAAATACACCCCACCATTTATTGCGATCTTGGTCCATTTTGTCTGGATTAGCGTTGTCATTGAAATGTACCAATTTAGAACTAATTGGTTGTAGTATATAAATAGGCGGAACTGAGTTGGTATCTTGGTGAAACCATTCATCGAGTGTTTCCACGGATTTTCCATCTTCTATCAAAACCTGTCTCATAGATTCAAATTCACTAGCAGGAATCTTTGGTGGGAAAGGGCGGTAACCATACTTTTGGCACAGAAATGTCTGGAAAATTATGAGAAACCCATGTGATTTGTATTACTGTAACATGCgccattacacacacacacacacacacacacacacacacacacacacacacacacacacacacatacacacacgcacaccaCTAAACAACCCACACGCTTACGAAAGcacacccccccacacacacacatatatatatatataatttattttattatatatatatatatatatatatatatatatatatatatatatcagcgTGTGCGAGCGCGGACATGCGCGCGccgaatgtatgtatgtatgtatgtatgtatgtatgtatgtatgtatgtatgtatgtatgtgtgtgtgtgtgtgtgtgtgtgtgtgtgtgtgtgtgtgtgtacatagtcagtgtatatgtatagtgACTACAAATCTTAGAAAGGTCAAGGGTAGAATTGACGATGAAAAAATCAAACGAAAATCAATCGTACCACAAAATTTGGACCAGTGGAGACTTTTTGGCATTCTGCAATTTCTTTCATGCATAATTCTGACGTCATGTGATCATCTGTAGCTTCATCACGTACACCCCATCTCATATCAACCACTTGAAATTCCAATCCATACTTTGATTTACAGTAATCTTTTAGTTTAGGATAGACATCTCTCATCAAGGCATTCCGTTCTACCGAGGTATCTGCATATAAACAACATTAGATTCATATTTCAAAGTTGTTCTGAAAAGTTGTTGTACTACAGTACACATTTACGTATACTGGCGTGCGCTGTTTGCACGAGATCGTCCAACCGGCCTGGAGTCGGTGTCACCGCAAAGTGAACATTCACTTCGTCAAGCACCAGTAACTATAAGGTACGATGTACTCAATGTTTAGTTATAATTGTGCACTGTCACTTGATGACCTCGTGACCTAACCTGACAATACCTTTGATGATTTATATCACAGTCAACTTTGGCATATAATGTGCTACAACCTACCCCTGACAAAATTAAAGCCGTCGTCATTCTTCTGGAAATTGCGCCGGCACAGAAAACCGGTAAAATTATATGATGTTCTTTCCCCCAATACATTTGATGAATATGCAACTACTTGAATTGTGTCGTgatatgttttttaaaaataaatgtggTGCGATACCATCATAATATTTTTCTAACCATGATTTCGTCGAATACAATAACGTCGAATTCTTGAAAAAGTCCCCCCAGGTGAGATAGTTGCCAAAAAGATTCAATGCATG
This Glandiceps talaboti chromosome 13, keGlaTala1.1, whole genome shotgun sequence DNA region includes the following protein-coding sequences:
- the LOC144444549 gene encoding NACHT domain- and WD repeat-containing protein 1-like, with product MSEEAKSQLLLGKCHVNLPPLRSRVVRIFTSSTFTDTSVERNALMRDVYPKLKDYCKSKYGLEFQVVDMRWGVRDEATDDHMTSELCMKEIAECQKVSTGPNFVTFLCQKYGYRPFPPKIPASEFESMRQVLIEDGKSVETLDEWFHQDTNSVPPIYILQPISSKLVHFNDNANPDKMDQDRNKWWGVFENIQELLRYAATMCQKKGQFDENQASKYKISVTHDEVKRGILDATGNREDHCVCFVRKFADLTERVGEKEVKNFIDINWQDNKIDEDAKQLLTDLRDQRVRGVLKKSNVIESTLGKWSEKGVDPAIPEHKQYLEKFLDTFYKTIVDLIDRAAKKDENNLNSIPMYEEILQHLTFCKLKCQSFHGRTELLTKVKGYIQERVNGNPTGAYPMVLYGESGSGKTSVMAKAAFQSASEWFGKSNAAVVLRFLGTTPASTGVRQLLKSICQQVLTIYGQDPEVVPDDYFRVVRWFAQVLRYATKAKPLVIFIDSLDQLSPAEGAHRMSWLPRYLPPHAAIVVSTLPLEFGILERLKSILPTGAPQAEVTQLSVDESTKIIESWLQTEKRTVTTEQKAIISNAIQKCSLPLFLKLLFDQASRWQSYLPTSQIKVEPSVKGMISLIFDRLEQYHGKTLVSRALAYMTISQNGVAEAELEDLLSLDDEVLNEVYAYWLPPTRRIPPLLWTRIRSEINDYLVERDAEGSRVIYWYHRQFIETARERYLQDPKLVKNLHGSCSEYYIGTWSGGAKKPFQYTSLQMSKFKKPQKDEEDRKVGPQPLEFGNSRFNVRKLEQLPFHLIYTKDANQLKKHALCNFDFLVAKLKGMGLGEVLQDFNMAFQEYPDDDEIRRVGDVIRVGASALRTAPDNLIYELIGRLTDAKGQYITKLVSDAEKSTASKTIPILPYNRCFPAADGLLRTQLVGHTEEVISLATTSDGRLLVSGSKDKTAIIWDLDSCTILHTLKGRHNAPVFEVAITPDSMLVVTYSYRRLEYRDEELRNEQINVWNVETGEHFLNLMGHTGKGHCSMKFTPDSKFAVSEMYTERVDRTTYVREYFFVVWSLETGHQLYPPIQAHKVSINDLVIAKSKEGRHLIVTCGEEEDPGIKIWDLLSGKMVNEIIDRRKLRPSPSSKLAVTADGRYIGLHFEKHVLLDVYTGEFKYFDESEHNSPFEARFLNNDTQLMFLDNFGIIIYDVATLKTVKKMSIGGGHGGETSKVFFTEEMKLVFTLNDSNEYGVAWKPPEDWKSDDDLKFVERLQHTKYVQDMCMVLQQSNRLVITASDDKTIKVWNINGIQDTEKEDDDDDYDDDLLTPYYLERFSLRRTNYRVKLLGDEERVVMVDRLGKNLTMYDVDNGKQLATTEWEGLYDHPVTGIDTTPDGRRLFGVGSLTLNEYDTKTLSMIGSPKEMDTSCSGIRISPDGNASLLLSGDSFVDDIYGYDINKQWYGGQCDPDTRPSDIFFLRDEKVLAACATCYVIFNWKTLEVIADRRLEFVHGNDNMSCAALTKDERVLLAAYPDGVIKLYDVSVASDTPMARLQAHDEDSENMHRSDEYGINDITLSSTDNFFVTCSSDKTVRLWDRASLQRVHVFTGHEDIVTIAKITADDQFILSAAKEEVTIRVWSVALGIQIVNIYGYSAIESINIIPKKNRVFITTTDDRVLFFKVNKVDKSILQERWRKQNDQSSLLPQQQQQQQQQQQQQQQQQQQHKQSGKQQAARQTPSSSPTKSKSCVVL